A DNA window from Peromyscus leucopus breed LL Stock chromosome 3, UCI_PerLeu_2.1, whole genome shotgun sequence contains the following coding sequences:
- the Ccnd2 gene encoding G1/S-specific cyclin-D2 encodes MELLCCEVDPVRRAVPDRNLLEDRVLQNLLTIEERYLPQCSYFKCVQKDIQPYMRRMVATWMLEVCEEQKCEEEVFPLAMNYLDRFLAGVPTPKTHLQLLGAVCMFLASKLKETIPLTAEKLCIYTDNSVKPQELLEWELVVLGKLKWNLAAVTPHDFIEHILRKLPQQKEKLSLIRKHAQTFIALCATDFKFAMYPPSMIATGSVGAAICGLQQDEEANTLTCDALTELLAKITHTDVDCLRACQEQIEAVLLSSLQQFRQEQHNGSKSVEDLDQATTPTDVRDVDL; translated from the exons ATGGAGCTGCTTTGCTGCGAGGTGGACCCGGTCCGCAGGGCTGTGCCGGACCGCAACCTGCTGGAAGACCGCGTCCTGCAGAACCTGCTGACCATCGAGGAGCGCTACCTCCCGCAGTGCTCCTATTTCAAGTGCGTGCAGAAGGACATCCAGCCGTACATGCGCAGGATGGTGGCcacctggatgctagag GTCTGTGAGGAACAGAAGTGTGAAGAGGAAGTCTTTCCTTTGGCCATGAATTATCTGGACCGCTTCTTGGCCGGAGTCCCGACTCCTAAGACCCATCTTCAGCTCCTGGGCGCAGTGTGCATGTTCCTGGCCTCTAAGCTCAAAGAGACCATCCCGCTGACGGCGGAGAAGCTGTGCATTTACACCGACAACTCCGTGAAGCCCCAGGAGCTGCTG GAGTGGGAACTGGTGGTGTTGGGCAAGCTGAAGTGGAACCTGGCTGCAGTCACCCCTCACGACTTCATTGAGCACATCCTGCGCAAGCTCCCCCAGCAGAAGGAGAAGCTGTCTCTGATCCGCAAGCATGCGCAGACCTTCATCGCTCTGTGTGCTACCG ACTTCAAGTTTGCCATGTACCCACCATCGATGATCGCAACCGGAAGTGTGGGAGCAGCCATCTGTGGGCTTCAGCAGGATGAAGAAGCAAACACACTCACGTGTGATGCACTGACCGAACTGCTGGCCAAGATCACCCACACTGATGTG GATTGTCTCAGAGCCTGCCAGGAGCAAATCGAGGCTGTGCTGCTCAGCAGCCTGCAGCAGTTCCGTCAAGAGCAGCACAATGGATCCAAGTCTGTGGAAGATCTGGACCAAGCCACCACGCCTACAGATGTTCGGGATGTTGACCTGTGA